TCCACCCGAGCCGCCTCCACCAGCTCATCAGCGACCCGCTCCACCTCACCCCGCATCGACGCGATGATCCGCGGCGAGAACGCCTTGTGCACCAACCGACGAAACCGCGTGTGCTCCGGCGGATCCCGAAACACCAACCACCGGTCCAACAGCTCGAACGTCTCCACCAGATCCAGATCCGGACGCGCCCGCGCCCGCTCCCGCGCAATCACCGGCGCAATCCGATCCGACGAGAAACGCCCATCCGTCATCGCCACCGACACATCCGCATGACGCGTCAACACCCACGACCGGTACCGCGCATTCCAGTACACCGGCTCCACCGCACGCAGACCACCCAGATACCCATACGGATCCGCCACCGCACACGCCGACAACATCTCGTCATCCAACCCGGCCTTCATCGTCAGATCCCCCTTCGCCCGAACAGGGCCACGACGCACGCGTTCCCGTCGACGCCGGACACCCCGCCGCCCATCGTCTCGACCAGACCCACCTGCGCGCCGTCCACCTGGCGGCCTCCGGCCTCGCCGCGCAGCTGCCAGACGACCTCGGCCGCCTGGGCGACACCGGTGGCACCCAGCGGGTGCCCCCGGGAGAGCAGCCCGCCCGACGGGTTCACCGGCAGCTGACCGCCGAGGGCGGTCCGTCCGGACTCCGCGTAGTGCCCGGCCATCCCCTGGGGGGCCAGGCCCAGGGCCTCGGTGGTGGTGAGCTCGCCGATGGTGAACGCGTCGTGGACCTCTGCGAGGTCGACGTCGTCGGGCCCCAGACCGGCCAGCTCCATGGCCGCCAGGGCCGTGTCGCTGATGAGCTGGTAGCCCCACACGTCCGGGCTGCGGTGGTCCCAGGGGCCGCCCGCCTGCTGGGCGGAGGCGAGCAGCTCGACGTCACGCGGCGAGGCCGAGGTGGCGCTGAGCACCACCGCGGCCGCACCGTCGGAGATGGGGCTGCACTGGAGCAGCGTGAGCGGGTCGGAGATCATCACCGAGCCCAGGACCTGCTCGACGGTGTACTCGCCCGAGTACTGGGCCCGGTCGTTGTGCATGGCATGGCGGTGGTTCTTCACCGAGACCGATGCGAGCTGCTCGGGCGTGACCCGCCCCTCGTGGAGCCAACGGCTGGCCTCCATCGCGTAGAGGCTCGGCATGGCCAGCCCGGTGCGCCCCTCGGTGTCGCTCTGCTGCGGGATGATCGGCCCCTTGAACAGAGTGCTCATCTGCTCCAGCCCGAGCACCAGCACCTCCTGGTAGCGGCCCTGGCGGATCGCGGTGGCCGCCTCGTGCATGGCCGAGGTCCCGCTGGCGCAAGCGTTCTCGACGGTGATGATCGGCAGGCCGGTGAGCGCGTACCCCTGCAACGCCCGCATCGCGACCCCCGGCTCACCGAAGACGCTCCCGACGTAGACCGCGTCGAAGGGTGGGAGGACTCCACCCGCGGAGGCACGGTCGGCGAGGGCCTCGCCGACCGCCGTCCAGGCCAGCTCCGCCGGGGAGAGGTGGGACTGCTTGCCGAAGTGGGAGGTGCCTGCTCCCGTGATGAAGACGCTCATGCCACGACCTCCACGACCACGTCGCCGTCGCGGGGCGCGAGGAGGCGCACGCGGGACTCGACTGCCGGTGCGCTCACCTCGGCTCCTGCGACGTGGGCCAGGATCCGCGGACCGTCGTCGAGGTCGACGTAGGCCAGCGCGTAGGGCGGGGTCCGGTCGCCGACGGCGATCCGGACCACCGTCGAGGCGTAGACCGTGCCGGTCGGGCCGAAGCCGGCCTCCTCCACCTGACCGCCGCAGGCCGCGCACACCGGGCGGGGCGTGGCCATCGGATGGCGGCACGAACGGCACTTCACTCCGACCACCAGCGGCCCTTCACTGGTGTCGACCTGCGGGCGCGGATCAGGCATCGGGCATGTCTCCTCGTGCGTTGGTTCGCAGGTCGCGCGGACGCGACCTGCGAGGGACGTAACCAAACGATAGGTTGTTCAAGGCGGCAATTCCAGCGCCCGCCGGTGGGGTTTACAAGGAGATGCCGCCGTCGACCATCAGCGTCTGCCCCTGGACCATCCCGCAGGCGGGCGAGGAGACCAGCTCGACGGCAGCCACGACATCGGACATCGCCAGGCCACGGCCACTGGGGTTCGCCCCCGCGGCCGCATCCAGCCGGTCCTGCGCCCGGTCCCCGAACATCGTCCGGAACGCCGGAGTGTCCAGCGCGCCGGCGGCCACGGTGTTGGCGCGCACCCCACGGGGCGCGAGCTCCACGGCCAGGTAGCGGACCAGGGCCTCGCCGAGCGCCTTGGAGGGACCCAGCGCGACGTACGACGGCACGTAGCTCCTGGCCCCGCGGCTGCTGATGTAGACCAGGCTGCTGCCGGGCTTGAGGACCGGCAGCAGCCCCTGCGCCAGCGGAACCAAGGAGGTGGCGTTGACGGCGATGGCCTGGGCCAGGCGCTCCGGATCGATCTCCAGCGCGCTGCCGGTGACAGCGAGCCCCGCGCAGTGGACGAACAGGTCGAGGGAGTCGGTGACCTCCGCGACA
This Nocardioides dokdonensis FR1436 DNA region includes the following protein-coding sequences:
- a CDS encoding SDR family oxidoreductase; this encodes MTVLVTGGSSGIGRAIAEHWGGLGHDVVINYHANDAAAQEAVAAVEAAGGRTHLVKADVGSQAGVDALVAAVAEVTDSLDLFVHCAGLAVTGSALEIDPERLAQAIAVNATSLVPLAQGLLPVLKPGSSLVYISSRGARSYVPSYVALGPSKALGEALVRYLAVELAPRGVRANTVAAGALDTPAFRTMFGDRAQDRLDAAAGANPSGRGLAMSDVVAAVELVSSPACGMVQGQTLMVDGGISL
- a CDS encoding thiolase family protein is translated as MSVFITGAGTSHFGKQSHLSPAELAWTAVGEALADRASAGGVLPPFDAVYVGSVFGEPGVAMRALQGYALTGLPIITVENACASGTSAMHEAATAIRQGRYQEVLVLGLEQMSTLFKGPIIPQQSDTEGRTGLAMPSLYAMEASRWLHEGRVTPEQLASVSVKNHRHAMHNDRAQYSGEYTVEQVLGSVMISDPLTLLQCSPISDGAAAVVLSATSASPRDVELLASAQQAGGPWDHRSPDVWGYQLISDTALAAMELAGLGPDDVDLAEVHDAFTIGELTTTEALGLAPQGMAGHYAESGRTALGGQLPVNPSGGLLSRGHPLGATGVAQAAEVVWQLRGEAGGRQVDGAQVGLVETMGGGVSGVDGNACVVALFGRRGI
- a CDS encoding Zn-ribbon domain-containing OB-fold protein, with the translated sequence MPDPRPQVDTSEGPLVVGVKCRSCRHPMATPRPVCAACGGQVEEAGFGPTGTVYASTVVRIAVGDRTPPYALAYVDLDDGPRILAHVAGAEVSAPAVESRVRLLAPRDGDVVVEVVA